In Niveispirillum cyanobacteriorum, the following proteins share a genomic window:
- a CDS encoding amino acid ABC transporter ATP-binding/permease protein, whose product MRGHPLLLFRLFRQAAGWKLGLGLLTAGITALAGAALLGLSGWFITATGIAGLSAGTALVFDVFRPGAGVRALALLRTGARYGERLATHDATLSVIAGLRVRLFQALARPGLGRALVQRPGRLLFRISGDLDTLDTLYLRLLIPACVLAVLALVSMVALALLMGWAGLLPGLFLLLVGLVMLVLGGRGGLVAGGKRAAALEALRLRLLDLVAGRVEWRLAGRQEQAAYLALLAEGRLRRADDRLNRLESGLTLWQGLAATALLSGGVILCAELVERQLFGGPAVALFLLILLGLMEPLGPLRRGAVELGRSLRAARRVGDALSQPVPQQAVSPGTRDVILSAIRFRHDSASAPLFDGFSLSIPAGQHVAVIGDSGAGKSSLVALLTGEARPDTGSIAVPPWALLGQDAALFQDSVRANLLLADPDADDTRLWAVLEQAGLERVVREMPGGLDAALGEGGTGLSSGQRRRLALARFLLQDKPLWLLDEVTEGIDLSVAATILTKIKASAAGRTILLVTHLRREAALADRIIRLSHGRVVMDLTRGDPAFDVALSTLRPD is encoded by the coding sequence ATGAGGGGACATCCGCTGCTGCTGTTCCGTCTGTTTCGTCAGGCGGCGGGTTGGAAGCTGGGTCTGGGTCTGCTGACCGCCGGGATTACGGCGCTGGCGGGCGCGGCCTTGCTGGGCCTGTCGGGTTGGTTCATCACGGCCACCGGCATTGCCGGCCTGTCGGCGGGGACGGCGCTGGTCTTCGATGTATTCCGGCCGGGTGCGGGTGTGCGGGCGTTGGCCCTGCTACGCACCGGTGCCCGCTATGGCGAGCGGCTGGCGACGCATGACGCCACCCTGTCGGTGATCGCTGGCCTGCGCGTGCGCCTGTTCCAGGCGCTGGCAAGGCCAGGGCTGGGACGTGCCCTGGTGCAGCGACCTGGGCGCCTGCTGTTCCGGATCAGCGGTGACCTCGATACGCTGGACACGCTTTATCTCCGCCTGCTCATCCCGGCCTGTGTGCTGGCGGTGCTGGCCCTGGTCAGCATGGTGGCGCTGGCGCTGCTAATGGGTTGGGCTGGTCTGCTGCCCGGTCTGTTCCTGCTGCTGGTCGGTCTGGTCATGCTGGTGCTGGGTGGACGCGGCGGGCTGGTGGCCGGCGGAAAGCGTGCGGCGGCGCTGGAGGCGTTGCGCCTGCGTCTTCTGGATCTTGTTGCGGGCCGTGTGGAATGGCGGCTGGCGGGGCGGCAGGAACAGGCCGCATATCTGGCCCTGTTGGCGGAGGGGCGGTTGCGCCGCGCCGATGACCGGCTGAACCGGCTGGAAAGCGGGTTAACCCTGTGGCAGGGGCTGGCGGCAACGGCGCTGCTGTCGGGCGGTGTGATCCTATGTGCGGAACTGGTGGAACGCCAACTGTTCGGCGGGCCCGCTGTGGCGTTGTTCCTGCTGATCCTGCTGGGCTTGATGGAGCCGCTGGGGCCGCTGCGCCGTGGCGCGGTTGAACTAGGGCGCAGCCTGCGGGCCGCGCGGCGGGTAGGCGATGCGTTGTCGCAGCCTGTGCCGCAACAGGCCGTGTCGCCCGGTACGCGGGACGTCATCCTGTCGGCCATCCGTTTCCGGCATGATAGCGCCTCGGCCCCGCTGTTTGACGGGTTCAGCCTGTCCATTCCCGCCGGGCAGCATGTGGCCGTGATCGGCGATAGCGGGGCCGGCAAGTCCAGCCTTGTCGCCCTGCTGACCGGGGAGGCAAGGCCCGACACCGGCAGCATCGCGGTTCCGCCCTGGGCCTTGCTTGGCCAGGACGCCGCCCTGTTCCAGGATAGTGTGCGGGCCAACCTGCTTCTGGCCGATCCCGACGCTGATGACACTCGGTTGTGGGCGGTGCTGGAGCAGGCGGGACTGGAACGAGTCGTGCGGGAAATGCCGGGCGGGCTGGATGCAGCCCTGGGTGAAGGCGGTACGGGCCTGTCATCGGGACAGCGGCGGCGGCTGGCCCTGGCCCGGTTCCTGTTGCAGGACAAGCCCTTATGGCTGCTGGACGAGGTGACGGAAGGCATCGACCTTTCTGTCGCAGCCACAATTTTGACAAAAATCAAAGCATCGGCTGCTGGAAGAACTATTCTGCTGGTCACGCATCTGAGGCGTGAGGCGGCCCTGGCCGACCGGATCATCCGGTTGTCCCATGGCCGGGTGGTCATGGATCTGACGCGCGGCGACCCGGCCTTTGATGTGGCCCTGTCTACCCTGCGCCCCGACTGA
- a CDS encoding cytochrome ubiquinol oxidase subunit I, giving the protein MELDIVGLSRLQFALTALYHFLFVPLTLGLSIIIAIMETVYVMTDRPIWRQMTKFWGSLFGINFVLGVATGLTMEFQFGMNWSYYSHYVGDVFGAPLAIEGLMAFFLEATFVGLFFFGWDRMSKVQHLAATWAVAIGSNFSALWILIANGWMQNPVGAVFNPATMRMEIEDFYAVIFNPVAQAKFVHTVSAGYVTAAVFVLGVSAFYLLKGWHVTLAKRSMAVACSFGLLSSLSVVVLGDESGYLATEHQKMKLAAIEGMWETEPAPAAFTAIGFPNQEARETHHVLQIPWALGLISTRSLNTQVSGINDLVAHGKERVRSGIIAYDALQTIRAAKGVDKVAPEVKAAFENHGRDLGYAYLLKRYVDDPRQANEEQIDKAAWDLVPQVAPLFWSFRIMVGLGFFFIALMAAFFWQSATGRLGEPRWLLKVAVLAIPLPWIAAELGWVVAEFGRQPWIIEGVLPTAMAVSSLSVTDLLITIAGFTLFYSVLFVVEVTLMVRAIRKGPEPDDHLAPAPYATLQPAE; this is encoded by the coding sequence ATGGAGTTGGACATTGTCGGGCTGTCACGCCTGCAATTCGCGCTGACCGCTCTTTACCATTTTCTGTTCGTGCCCCTGACCCTGGGCCTGTCGATCATCATCGCCATCATGGAAACGGTCTATGTCATGACCGACCGGCCCATCTGGCGGCAGATGACCAAGTTCTGGGGCAGCCTGTTCGGTATCAACTTCGTCCTGGGTGTGGCCACGGGCCTGACCATGGAGTTCCAGTTCGGGATGAACTGGTCCTATTACAGCCATTATGTCGGCGATGTTTTTGGCGCGCCGCTGGCCATTGAGGGCCTGATGGCCTTCTTCCTGGAAGCCACCTTCGTCGGCCTGTTCTTCTTCGGCTGGGACCGGATGAGCAAGGTGCAGCATCTGGCCGCCACCTGGGCCGTCGCCATCGGGTCAAACTTCTCTGCGCTGTGGATTCTCATCGCCAATGGCTGGATGCAGAACCCTGTCGGGGCTGTGTTCAACCCGGCGACCATGCGCATGGAGATTGAGGATTTCTATGCCGTGATCTTCAACCCCGTGGCGCAGGCCAAGTTCGTGCACACCGTCTCCGCCGGCTATGTCACGGCGGCGGTGTTCGTGCTGGGTGTCTCGGCCTTCTACCTGCTGAAGGGGTGGCATGTGACGTTGGCCAAACGGTCCATGGCGGTCGCCTGTTCCTTTGGTCTCCTATCTTCCCTGTCGGTTGTCGTGCTGGGTGATGAGAGCGGCTATCTGGCGACCGAACATCAGAAGATGAAGCTCGCCGCAATCGAGGGCATGTGGGAAACCGAACCCGCGCCCGCCGCCTTCACCGCGATCGGCTTTCCAAACCAGGAAGCGCGGGAGACGCACCATGTGCTGCAAATCCCCTGGGCGCTGGGCCTGATTTCCACCCGCTCGCTGAACACCCAAGTATCGGGCATCAATGATCTGGTCGCCCATGGCAAGGAACGTGTGCGAAGCGGGATTATCGCCTATGACGCCCTGCAAACCATCCGCGCCGCCAAGGGGGTGGATAAGGTTGCCCCCGAGGTAAAGGCAGCATTCGAAAACCATGGCCGCGACCTTGGTTATGCTTATCTGCTGAAACGTTATGTCGATGATCCGCGTCAGGCGAATGAAGAACAGATCGACAAGGCGGCCTGGGATCTGGTGCCGCAGGTGGCCCCCCTGTTCTGGTCCTTCCGCATCATGGTGGGGCTGGGCTTCTTCTTCATCGCGCTGATGGCCGCCTTCTTCTGGCAGTCGGCGACGGGAAGGTTAGGGGAACCGCGCTGGCTGTTGAAGGTGGCGGTGCTGGCCATCCCGCTGCCCTGGATCGCAGCGGAACTGGGCTGGGTAGTGGCGGAGTTCGGACGCCAGCCCTGGATCATCGAAGGCGTGCTGCCGACGGCCATGGCGGTGTCCAGCCTGTCGGTTACCGACCTGCTGATCACCATCGCCGGCTTTACCCTGTTCTACAGTGTGCTGTTTGTGGTGGAGGTGACGTTGATGGTTCGCGCCATCAGGAAGGGACCAGAGCCGGATGATCATCTTGCCCCAGCCCCCTATGCCACTTTGCAACCAGCGGAGTGA
- the cydX gene encoding cytochrome bd-I oxidase subunit CydX has product MWYFAWMLGLPLAAAFAVLNAMWFEMREDAKEQGRR; this is encoded by the coding sequence ATGTGGTATTTCGCCTGGATGCTGGGCCTGCCCCTGGCCGCCGCCTTCGCCGTTTTGAACGCCATGTGGTTCGAGATGCGTGAAGACGCCAAGGAGCAGGGGCGGCGCTGA
- the cydD gene encoding thiol reductant ABC exporter subunit CydD gives MIVPGPDRQLRLAAMVQAVAALLWVPQAWLLAEAIFWLTGSYTLPGHAVTLAVIFAVLGVLRSLLDAWGGRLAFRGARAELSRLRTQAVAALAQRSPLDPSLPPSGTVSSLLAEQAEAVVPYLQRYVPLRWRLALVPAVILPAVAWHSWAAALILLIAAPLIPLFMALIGIRAKKASEDQLAAVGSMNGLLMDRLRGLATIRALKAEGRVAARIGTLAADVKRRTMAVLRIAFLSSAVLELFSALGVALVAVYVGFNLLGQIGFGAWGGTLDLAHGLFILLLAPAFFEPLRELSAVWHDRASGEAALRAMAGLLEGQEPAAGPVQAPDDGSVLRLDRVGFAYPAAAALVSDVDLSLRRGEKVALFGPSGGGKSTLLALAAGLLQPDSGTVRRAGKVGWIGHRPFMKNASLAANVTLGRPGLDAAPLLRRLLPGHDPARRVGEGGVGLSGGETLRLALARAIADPDAALILADEPTAHLDAATAAEVIEALIEAAQGRALLVATHDPRLAARMDRVVEVGA, from the coding sequence TTGATCGTTCCGGGGCCGGATCGACAATTGCGGCTGGCCGCCATGGTCCAGGCCGTGGCGGCCCTGCTGTGGGTGCCACAGGCCTGGTTGCTGGCTGAGGCCATCTTCTGGTTGACAGGGAGCTACACATTGCCGGGCCATGCGGTGACCCTGGCCGTGATTTTTGCTGTGCTGGGTGTCCTGCGCTCCCTGCTGGATGCTTGGGGTGGACGGCTGGCCTTCCGGGGCGCGCGGGCCGAACTGTCGCGTCTGCGGACGCAGGCGGTGGCGGCGCTGGCGCAACGCTCGCCTCTCGATCCCAGCTTGCCCCCTTCGGGGACGGTGTCAAGCCTGCTGGCCGAGCAGGCCGAAGCGGTGGTTCCCTATCTGCAACGCTATGTGCCGCTGCGCTGGCGTCTTGCGCTGGTGCCCGCCGTGATCCTGCCGGCGGTGGCGTGGCATTCCTGGGCAGCAGCGCTGATCCTGCTGATCGCGGCCCCGCTGATCCCGCTTTTCATGGCGTTGATCGGCATCCGGGCCAAGAAGGCCAGCGAGGATCAACTGGCGGCGGTGGGCAGCATGAATGGCCTGCTGATGGACCGGCTGCGTGGCCTTGCCACAATCCGGGCCTTGAAGGCCGAGGGGCGGGTGGCGGCCCGTATCGGCACCCTGGCCGCCGATGTGAAACGGCGGACCATGGCGGTGTTGCGCATCGCGTTCCTGTCATCGGCGGTGCTGGAGCTGTTTTCGGCCCTGGGTGTCGCGCTGGTCGCCGTCTATGTCGGGTTCAACCTGCTGGGACAGATAGGGTTTGGCGCCTGGGGTGGAACGCTGGACCTTGCCCACGGGCTGTTCATCCTGCTGCTGGCGCCGGCCTTCTTTGAACCGCTGCGGGAACTGTCCGCCGTCTGGCATGACCGTGCCAGCGGGGAGGCCGCGTTGCGCGCCATGGCCGGGCTGCTGGAGGGGCAGGAGCCGGCAGCGGGGCCGGTTCAGGCGCCCGATGACGGGTCGGTGCTTCGCTTGGACCGGGTGGGCTTCGCCTATCCGGCGGCGGCGGCGTTGGTATCGGATGTCGATCTGTCGCTGCGGCGGGGGGAGAAGGTGGCCCTGTTCGGGCCCAGTGGTGGGGGCAAGTCCACCTTGCTGGCCCTGGCGGCGGGTCTGCTGCAACCCGACAGCGGCACCGTCCGACGCGCGGGCAAGGTTGGGTGGATCGGCCATCGCCCCTTCATGAAGAATGCCTCGCTCGCCGCCAATGTCACGCTGGGCCGACCGGGCCTTGATGCGGCGCCGCTGCTGCGCCGTTTGCTGCCCGGCCATGACCCGGCGCGGCGGGTGGGGGAGGGCGGGGTCGGCCTGTCAGGCGGGGAAACGCTGCGTCTGGCACTGGCCCGCGCCATTGCCGACCCGGATGCCGCCCTGATCCTGGCCGATGAGCCGACCGCGCATCTGGACGCCGCGACGGCGGCAGAGGTGATCGAGGCCCTGATTGAAGCTGCCCAGGGCCGCGCCCTGTTGGTCGCCACCCATGACCCAAGGCTGGCCGCGCGCATGGACCGCGTGGTGGAGGTCGGGGCATGA
- a CDS encoding DNA gyrase inhibitor YacG — translation MSDDPIDLSALRKPKKATGCPICRRAPVLDFRPFCSKRCADVDLNRWLGEVYRVPVDEAPGEDEGR, via the coding sequence ATGAGTGATGATCCCATCGACCTGTCCGCCCTGCGCAAGCCGAAGAAGGCCACCGGGTGCCCTATCTGCCGCCGCGCACCGGTGCTGGACTTCCGCCCCTTCTGTTCCAAGCGCTGCGCCGATGTGGACCTGAACCGCTGGCTGGGCGAGGTCTATCGCGTGCCCGTGGACGAGGCGCCGGGTGAAGATGAAGGCCGCTGA
- a CDS encoding ribonuclease E/G: protein MRRRLLIDQRGPLRRCAMLSDGILTDLAIDHVERPAWLGAVVLGRVTRVVAGLDAAFVEFGDTTPGFLAAADVRPGRRDARIGQLLRTGQMIMAQVKADAHDGKGAVLTMDLSLPGRFLVYTPLGDGIHISKRLGKGPEVQALRQRLSATLPNQGGWIVRAEALSAGPALVLGEAEALLADGYRAQRAAGGTSPATLLPPSDAIRRALVELPRDGLEEIVVEGPEMLAAVKSTATALAPDLLPLIVTHKAPRPLFDQGDADSAIAALTNRRVDLGQGGSLVIDRTEALTVIDVNGGERGNPLATNLDACMEIARQLRLRNVGGIIVVDFVNMARAGVREAVIQRLSSAVADDPVATHVYGMSRLGLVEVTRARRGPPLADLLL, encoded by the coding sequence ATGCGCCGCCGGCTGCTGATCGACCAGCGCGGGCCCTTGCGGCGCTGCGCCATGCTATCCGACGGCATCCTGACCGACCTTGCCATTGATCACGTGGAACGCCCAGCCTGGCTGGGCGCTGTCGTCCTGGGCCGCGTGACGCGCGTCGTGGCGGGTCTGGATGCTGCCTTCGTAGAGTTTGGCGACACGACACCCGGCTTCCTGGCCGCCGCCGATGTCCGGCCCGGTCGACGCGACGCCCGTATCGGGCAATTGTTGCGCACGGGCCAGATGATCATGGCGCAGGTGAAGGCCGACGCCCATGACGGCAAGGGGGCGGTCCTCACCATGGACCTGTCTCTGCCCGGCCGTTTCCTAGTCTACACCCCGCTAGGCGACGGCATCCATATTTCCAAACGCCTGGGCAAGGGACCGGAGGTTCAGGCTCTGCGCCAGCGTCTCTCCGCCACCCTGCCTAACCAGGGCGGCTGGATCGTGCGGGCGGAGGCTTTGTCGGCTGGCCCCGCCTTGGTGCTGGGCGAGGCAGAGGCCCTGCTGGCCGACGGCTACCGGGCACAACGCGCCGCTGGAGGCACCAGCCCTGCCACTCTGCTGCCCCCATCCGATGCCATACGCCGCGCCCTGGTGGAGTTGCCGCGCGACGGCCTGGAGGAGATCGTCGTGGAGGGGCCAGAGATGCTGGCAGCGGTAAAAAGCACCGCCACGGCCCTGGCACCCGACCTGCTGCCCCTGATCGTCACTCACAAGGCCCCACGCCCCCTGTTCGATCAGGGTGATGCCGACAGCGCCATTGCCGCCCTGACTAACCGCCGTGTCGACCTGGGCCAGGGAGGATCACTGGTCATCGACCGGACGGAGGCGCTGACCGTCATCGACGTCAATGGCGGCGAACGCGGCAACCCGCTGGCCACCAATCTGGATGCCTGCATGGAGATCGCGCGGCAACTGCGCTTGCGCAATGTCGGCGGCATCATCGTGGTGGATTTCGTGAATATGGCACGCGCTGGCGTCCGGGAGGCCGTGATCCAGCGCCTGTCCTCGGCGGTGGCGGACGACCCTGTTGCCACCCATGTCTATGGTATGTCGCGCCTGGGCCTGGTGGAGGTCACCCGCGCCCGCCGTGGCCCGCCGCTGGCCGATCTGCTGCTGTAA
- the cydB gene encoding cytochrome d ubiquinol oxidase subunit II — MILHELLDYTTLRLIWWVLLGVLLIGFAATDGFDMGTAILLPFIGKDDVERRTIINAVGPVWEGNQVWFILGGGAIFAAWPPLYAVSFSGFYLAMFVVLAALILRPVAFKYRSKRDDVRWRAAWDWALFVGGFVPVLIFGVAVGNVLQGVPFRLDGDLRAFYEGSFLGLLNPFALLCGLLSVAMLVTHGAAWVALKTTGAVAARARAVGLVTALLTPALFALAGLTLYLWVDGYHITSAVVMDGPSNPLLKQVATAPALWFSNYAAYPFLLIAPALGLVGPLLVWAGLKARAEGATLIISGLSLFGIIATVGVSMFPFILPSSIDPVSSLTVWDSSSSHQTLFIMLVVTCIFLPLVLAYTAWAYRILWGKVDASAIRAGQGHHY, encoded by the coding sequence ATGATCCTGCATGAACTTCTGGATTATACGACGCTGCGTCTGATCTGGTGGGTGCTGTTGGGTGTGCTGCTGATTGGGTTCGCGGCGACGGACGGTTTCGACATGGGCACGGCCATCCTCTTGCCCTTTATCGGCAAGGATGATGTCGAACGCCGGACCATCATCAATGCCGTCGGCCCGGTATGGGAGGGCAATCAGGTCTGGTTCATCCTGGGTGGTGGCGCCATCTTCGCCGCTTGGCCGCCACTTTATGCCGTGTCCTTCTCCGGCTTCTATCTGGCCATGTTTGTCGTGCTGGCAGCCCTGATCCTGCGGCCTGTGGCGTTCAAATACCGGTCGAAGCGGGACGATGTCCGCTGGCGCGCGGCCTGGGACTGGGCGCTGTTCGTCGGCGGGTTCGTGCCTGTGCTGATCTTCGGCGTGGCGGTGGGCAATGTACTGCAGGGTGTGCCGTTCCGTCTGGATGGTGATCTGCGCGCCTTCTACGAAGGCTCGTTCTTAGGCCTGCTGAACCCGTTTGCGCTGCTTTGCGGTTTGTTGTCAGTGGCGATGCTGGTCACGCACGGGGCTGCCTGGGTGGCGCTGAAAACGACGGGCGCAGTGGCGGCGCGGGCGCGGGCCGTTGGGCTGGTCACGGCCCTGCTGACGCCCGCTTTGTTCGCGCTGGCGGGCCTCACGCTGTATCTCTGGGTTGATGGCTATCACATTACCAGCGCGGTTGTGATGGACGGCCCCTCGAACCCGCTGCTGAAGCAGGTGGCAACGGCCCCCGCCTTGTGGTTCAGCAACTACGCGGCTTACCCATTCCTGCTGATCGCCCCGGCCCTGGGGCTGGTGGGACCGCTGCTGGTCTGGGCGGGGCTGAAGGCGCGGGCGGAAGGGGCGACGCTGATCATCTCCGGTCTGTCGCTGTTTGGGATCATCGCCACGGTGGGTGTCTCAATGTTCCCCTTCATCCTGCCCAGTTCCATTGATCCGGTCAGCAGCCTGACGGTGTGGGACAGTTCATCCTCGCACCAGACCTTGTTCATCATGCTGGTCGTAACCTGCATCTTCCTGCCGCTCGTCCTGGCCTACACGGCCTGGGCCTATCGCATCCTGTGGGGCAAGGTCGACGCAAGCGCCATCCGCGCCGGCCAGGGCCACCATTACTGA
- a CDS encoding ArsR/SmtB family transcription factor, whose product MQANADRAVDLLKALGNRSRLMILCQLIQGERSVGDLAQRIGMRDTAVSQQLTLLRKDGLVRARRDGQTIYYTLSSDEAARVIGTLYEIYCSDKPGEACG is encoded by the coding sequence ATGCAAGCCAACGCAGACCGGGCCGTCGACCTGCTGAAGGCGCTGGGCAATCGCTCACGCTTGATGATCCTGTGCCAGTTGATCCAGGGGGAACGGTCCGTCGGGGACCTGGCGCAGCGTATCGGAATGCGTGATACGGCGGTGTCGCAGCAACTGACCCTGCTGCGCAAGGATGGACTGGTCCGCGCCCGCCGCGATGGCCAGACCATCTATTACACCCTGTCCAGTGATGAGGCTGCGCGGGTCATCGGCACGCTCTACGAGATTTACTGTTCCGACAAGCCGGGGGAGGCCTGCGGTTGA